One Sagittula stellata E-37 genomic window carries:
- a CDS encoding glutamine synthetase family protein translates to MPGPLSFDELKAQVDGGLVDTVLVCAVDMQGRLMGKRFHAGHFVASAWEETHCCNYLFATDLQMATPEGYESTSWEKGYGDYVMKPDLSTLRPMPWLDGTVMVLCDILDHHTHEEVPHTPRAMLKKQVKRAEAMGFTPMMATELEFFLFEKSYPEIRKSGFRALETLAGYNEDYNIMLTTREEHVLRPVRNHLWAAGIPIENSKGEAETGQEELNIKYAPALDTAEYHTIAKHAIKEIAHQQGHAASFIAKWHEDKVGSSSHVHMSLWEGDKPAFFDEADSLGMSGLMKHYVAGLLKYAPDVTYFLAPYINSYKRFQVGTFAPTRVIWSIDNRTAGFRLCGEGTKGVRIECRVGGSDLNPYLAMAALLAAGLKGIEDKLELEDAYSGDAYSGNASRLPATLRDARRELLQSDMLRAAFGDKVVVHYARAAEVEIEDFNRVVTDYEIARGFEMS, encoded by the coding sequence ATGCCCGGCCCACTTTCTTTCGATGAACTCAAGGCACAGGTCGACGGCGGCCTCGTGGACACCGTGCTGGTGTGCGCGGTCGACATGCAGGGCCGCCTGATGGGCAAACGTTTCCACGCCGGGCACTTCGTCGCCTCGGCCTGGGAAGAGACGCATTGCTGCAACTACCTGTTCGCCACCGACCTCCAGATGGCCACCCCGGAGGGCTACGAGTCGACCTCGTGGGAGAAGGGCTATGGCGACTACGTGATGAAGCCGGACCTCTCCACGCTGCGACCGATGCCGTGGCTGGACGGCACGGTGATGGTGCTGTGCGACATCCTCGACCACCACACCCATGAAGAAGTGCCGCACACGCCGCGCGCCATGCTGAAAAAGCAGGTGAAGCGGGCGGAGGCCATGGGCTTCACCCCGATGATGGCGACCGAACTGGAGTTCTTCCTGTTCGAGAAGTCCTATCCGGAGATCCGCAAGTCGGGCTTCCGCGCGCTGGAAACGCTGGCGGGCTACAACGAGGATTACAACATCATGCTCACCACGCGGGAGGAGCACGTGCTGCGCCCCGTGCGGAACCACCTGTGGGCGGCGGGCATCCCGATCGAGAATTCGAAGGGCGAGGCGGAGACCGGGCAGGAAGAGCTGAACATCAAGTACGCCCCGGCGCTCGACACTGCCGAGTACCACACCATCGCCAAGCACGCGATCAAGGAGATCGCGCACCAACAGGGCCACGCCGCGAGCTTCATCGCCAAGTGGCACGAGGACAAGGTCGGCTCCTCCAGTCACGTCCACATGTCGCTTTGGGAGGGCGACAAACCGGCCTTCTTCGACGAGGCGGACAGCCTCGGCATGTCGGGGCTGATGAAGCACTACGTCGCGGGGCTGCTGAAGTACGCGCCCGACGTGACCTATTTCCTGGCCCCCTACATCAACAGCTACAAGCGCTTCCAGGTCGGCACCTTCGCCCCCACGCGGGTGATCTGGTCCATCGACAACCGCACCGCCGGATTCCGTCTGTGCGGCGAGGGCACCAAGGGCGTGCGCATCGAATGCCGTGTCGGCGGGTCGGACCTGAACCCCTACCTTGCCATGGCCGCGCTGCTGGCGGCGGGCCTGAAGGGCATCGAGGACAAGCTGGAACTCGAAGACGCCTACAGCGGCGACGCCTATTCCGGCAATGCCTCGCGCCTGCCCGCCACCCTGCGCGACGCGCGGCGCGAACTGTTGCAGTCCGACATGCTGCGCGCGGCCTTTGGCGACAAGGTGGTGGTCCACTACGCCCGCGCGGCGGAGGTGGAGATCGAGGATTTCAACCGCGTCGTGACCGACTACGAGATCGCGCGCGGATTCGAGATGTCGTGA
- a CDS encoding TRAP transporter substrate-binding protein yields MTTSRRKFLKTAGVGVAAAPLAAPALAQSTITWRMQTYAGAALAEHVVKPAIDTFNKIAGDRMQIELYFADQLVPTGELFRALQRGTIDAVQSDDDSMASPTEVTVFGGYFPFGSRYSLDVPVLFNQYGLDEIWKEEYAKVGVKHISAGSWDPCHFATKDPINSLADLEGKRVFTFPTAGRFLSQFGVVPVTLPWEDIEVAVQTGELDGIAWSGITEDYTVGWADVTNYFLTNNISGAWIGHFFANMGRWEELPEDLKLLLTTCMEQSHYYRQWWYWGGEASLRVNGDKMKLTSIPDAEWDQVEKAAQTFWDEIAAESETKAKVVEIFKKYNADMAKAGRPYRYNV; encoded by the coding sequence ATGACGACCTCACGCAGAAAGTTCCTGAAGACCGCCGGTGTCGGCGTCGCCGCCGCGCCGCTGGCCGCGCCCGCGCTGGCGCAGTCGACGATCACCTGGCGGATGCAGACCTATGCCGGTGCGGCACTGGCCGAGCACGTGGTGAAACCCGCCATCGACACCTTCAACAAGATCGCCGGCGACCGGATGCAGATCGAGCTCTACTTTGCCGATCAGCTCGTGCCCACGGGCGAGCTGTTCCGCGCGCTTCAGCGCGGCACCATCGACGCGGTGCAGTCGGACGACGACTCCATGGCCTCGCCGACCGAGGTGACGGTGTTCGGCGGCTACTTCCCGTTCGGGTCGCGCTATTCGCTGGACGTGCCGGTGCTGTTCAACCAGTACGGCCTCGACGAGATCTGGAAGGAAGAATACGCCAAGGTCGGCGTGAAGCACATCAGCGCCGGGTCCTGGGACCCCTGCCACTTCGCCACGAAGGACCCGATCAACAGCCTGGCCGACCTGGAAGGCAAGCGCGTCTTCACCTTCCCGACCGCGGGCCGTTTCCTGTCGCAGTTCGGCGTGGTGCCGGTGACGCTGCCGTGGGAAGACATCGAGGTCGCGGTGCAAACCGGCGAGCTGGACGGCATCGCGTGGTCGGGCATTACCGAGGACTACACGGTGGGATGGGCCGACGTGACCAACTACTTCCTCACCAACAACATCTCGGGGGCGTGGATCGGCCACTTCTTCGCGAACATGGGCCGCTGGGAGGAACTGCCGGAGGACCTGAAGCTCCTGTTGACCACCTGCATGGAGCAGTCGCACTACTACCGCCAGTGGTGGTACTGGGGCGGCGAGGCCTCGCTTCGGGTCAACGGCGACAAGATGAAACTGACCTCCATCCCCGATGCGGAATGGGACCAGGTCGAGAAGGCCGCCCAGACGTTCTGGGACGAGATCGCGGCGGAGTCGGAGACCAAGGCGAAGGTCGTGGAGATCTTCAAGAAATACAACGCGGACATGGCCAAGGCGGGCCGTCCGTACCGCTACAACGTGTGA
- a CDS encoding TRAP transporter large permease yields MSYEMIAITMFAGMMLMLMTGQRVFGAIGFVGALAGLLLWGTGGVDVPFAAAMKLMKWYPLLTLPMFIFMGYVLSESKIADDLYRMFHVWMGPVRGGLAIGTIGLMVLISAMNGLSVAGMAIGATIALPELLRRGYDKIMVTGVIQAGSSLGILVPPSVVLVLYAMIARQPVGQLWLAGVVPGLMMATLFVIYIYVRCRLQPELGPVLPKEERDVPMSEKLRLLRAGVLPLVIFFVMMFPFVKGWTSLVESSAIGALAAFVAAVLKRRMTREVFETSVRQTLAISCMFMWIILAALGFGAIFDGLGAVRAIENLFTEQLGLSPWMILILMQLSFIVMGTFLDDTAMLVIVAPLYVPLVGELGFDLIWYGVLYTITTQIAYMTPPFGYNLFLMRAMAPPEIGLTDIYRSIVPFALVMVCALALVMAFPEIALWLPDLVYGK; encoded by the coding sequence ATGTCCTATGAAATGATCGCGATCACCATGTTCGCCGGCATGATGCTGATGCTGATGACCGGCCAGCGCGTGTTCGGTGCCATCGGTTTCGTCGGCGCGCTGGCGGGGCTGCTGCTGTGGGGCACGGGCGGCGTGGACGTGCCCTTCGCCGCCGCTATGAAGCTGATGAAGTGGTATCCGCTGCTGACCCTGCCGATGTTCATCTTCATGGGCTACGTGCTGTCGGAATCGAAGATCGCCGACGACCTCTACCGGATGTTCCACGTCTGGATGGGGCCGGTGCGGGGCGGGCTGGCAATCGGCACCATCGGCCTGATGGTGCTGATCTCGGCCATGAACGGGCTGTCGGTGGCGGGCATGGCCATCGGGGCCACCATCGCGCTGCCGGAACTGCTGCGCCGGGGCTACGACAAGATCATGGTGACCGGCGTGATACAGGCGGGGTCGTCGCTGGGCATCCTCGTGCCGCCTTCGGTGGTGCTGGTGCTCTATGCAATGATCGCGCGCCAGCCGGTGGGGCAGCTTTGGCTGGCGGGCGTGGTGCCGGGGCTGATGATGGCCACGCTGTTCGTCATCTACATCTACGTGCGCTGCCGCCTTCAGCCGGAGCTTGGCCCGGTGCTGCCGAAGGAAGAGCGCGACGTGCCCATGTCGGAAAAGCTGCGCCTCCTGCGTGCGGGCGTCCTGCCGCTGGTGATCTTCTTCGTGATGATGTTCCCCTTCGTGAAGGGCTGGACCTCGCTGGTGGAAAGCTCGGCCATCGGGGCGCTGGCGGCCTTCGTCGCGGCAGTGCTGAAACGGCGGATGACGCGCGAGGTGTTCGAGACCTCGGTGCGGCAGACGCTGGCGATTTCCTGCATGTTCATGTGGATCATCCTCGCCGCACTGGGCTTTGGCGCGATCTTCGACGGGCTGGGCGCGGTGCGCGCCATCGAGAACCTGTTCACCGAACAGCTTGGCCTTTCCCCATGGATGATCCTGATCCTGATGCAGCTGTCGTTCATCGTGATGGGCACGTTCCTCGACGACACGGCGATGCTGGTCATCGTGGCGCCGCTGTACGTGCCGCTGGTGGGAGAGCTGGGCTTCGACCTGATCTGGTACGGCGTGCTTTACACGATCACCACGCAGATCGCCTACATGACCCCGCCCTTCGGCTACAACCTGTTCCTGATGCGCGCCATGGCGCCGCCGGAGATCGGGCTGACCGATATCTACCGCTCGATCGTGCCATTTGCGCTGGTCATGGTCTGTGCATTGGCGCTGGTGATGGCCTTCCCGGAGATCGCGCTCTGGCTGCCGGATCTGGTGTACGGAAAATAA
- a CDS encoding TRAP transporter small permease subunit yields MPRVLIGFVRAVEAMNRAIGRVAMYLIFALIGVLLWSSVSKVAFLPSLWTLETAQFVMVAYYILGGPYSIQLGSNVRMDLFYGNWSVTQKAWVDAFTVLFLMFYLGVLLYGALGSLAYSMGYFGMQPLEYFAEFFGALFTGGIDGAAGKIGFLERSSTAWRPMLWPIKLVLAFGIFLMILQTLAELIKDIGRIRGVEI; encoded by the coding sequence ATGCCCCGCGTCCTGATCGGTTTCGTCCGCGCCGTCGAGGCGATGAACCGGGCCATCGGCCGGGTCGCCATGTACCTGATCTTCGCGCTGATCGGCGTGCTGCTGTGGTCCTCGGTGTCGAAGGTGGCCTTCCTGCCCTCGCTCTGGACGCTGGAGACGGCGCAGTTCGTGATGGTCGCCTACTACATCCTCGGCGGGCCCTACTCGATCCAGCTGGGATCGAACGTGCGCATGGACCTGTTCTACGGCAACTGGAGCGTGACGCAGAAGGCCTGGGTCGACGCCTTCACGGTTCTGTTCCTGATGTTCTACCTCGGTGTGCTGCTGTACGGCGCGCTGGGATCGCTGGCCTATTCCATGGGCTACTTCGGGATGCAGCCGCTGGAGTATTTCGCCGAATTCTTCGGCGCCTTGTTCACCGGCGGGATCGACGGCGCAGCCGGGAAGATCGGCTTTCTCGAACGGTCCTCGACCGCGTGGCGCCCGATGCTGTGGCCGATCAAGCTGGTGCTAGCCTTCGGCATCTTCCTGATGATTCTCCAGACACTTGCAGAGCTGATCAAGGACATCGGCCGCATCCGCGGGGTAGAGATCTGA
- a CDS encoding N-formylglutamate amidohydrolase codes for MSEGPGGDRLNAVDVMNETGRGGVLLICEHASAEIPARFGDLGLTAEARVSHAAWDPGARDLAVVLSAALDAPMVAGAVSRLVYDCNRPPEAPGAMPARSEVFDVPGNAGLTEMQKAERVEMVYRPFHAAVAARLDEARAVVTVHSFTPVFHGAKRDTEIGLLHDSDARLVDLMLPHAPKGRVVHRNRPYGPEDGVTHTLKTHALYRGLPNVMIEVRNDLLTTPEDIRTVARDLMSMLTPALEATCPAS; via the coding sequence ATGTCCGAAGGGCCGGGCGGAGACCGTCTGAACGCGGTCGACGTGATGAACGAGACGGGGCGCGGCGGCGTCCTGCTGATCTGCGAGCATGCGTCGGCGGAGATCCCGGCGCGGTTCGGGGATCTTGGCCTGACGGCGGAAGCGCGGGTCAGCCATGCGGCCTGGGACCCGGGCGCGCGGGATCTGGCGGTGGTGCTGTCGGCGGCGCTGGATGCGCCGATGGTGGCGGGCGCGGTGTCGCGGCTCGTCTATGACTGCAACCGCCCGCCCGAGGCGCCCGGTGCCATGCCCGCGCGGTCCGAGGTCTTCGACGTGCCGGGCAACGCCGGACTGACGGAAATGCAGAAGGCCGAACGGGTGGAGATGGTCTATCGCCCGTTCCATGCCGCCGTGGCCGCCCGGCTGGACGAGGCCCGCGCGGTGGTGACGGTGCACAGCTTCACCCCTGTGTTTCACGGTGCAAAGCGCGACACGGAGATCGGCCTGTTGCACGACAGCGACGCGCGGCTGGTGGATCTGATGCTGCCGCACGCGCCGAAGGGCCGCGTGGTGCATCGCAACCGCCCCTACGGTCCGGAGGACGGCGTGACCCATACCCTGAAGACCCATGCCCTGTACCGGGGCCTGCCCAACGTGATGATCGAGGTACGCAACGACCTGCTGACCACACCGGAGGACATCCGGACCGTGGCGCGCGACCTCATGTCGATGCTGACCCCGGCGCTGGAGGCGACATGCCCCGCGTCCTGA
- a CDS encoding MurR/RpiR family transcriptional regulator produces the protein MTQPNATVRDLIRAHYTSLTASERKAANALLENYPAAGLASITIVAAETGTSTPTIARMVQKLGFKGFPQFHQALLKELQAKVSGPTERRANWAAEAPESHLLNRFAKAVTQNIQTTFSNLSSDTFDAAAHLLADSDHTLFIVGGRITHALADYAFTHLQAVRPKTIHLTSASANWPHYLLDMERGDTLLMFDIRRYESNLLRLAELARDKGVNVVLLTDQWSSPIADLATQSFNCWVEIPSAWDSNISTMMLLEALIAAAQEERWPATRDRFDRLDSLFEQTRLFRKPGG, from the coding sequence TTGACGCAGCCCAACGCCACCGTCCGCGACCTGATCCGGGCGCATTACACCAGCCTCACCGCCTCCGAACGCAAGGCCGCCAACGCGCTCCTGGAAAACTACCCGGCCGCCGGGCTCGCCTCGATCACCATCGTCGCGGCGGAAACCGGCACCTCCACGCCCACCATCGCCCGCATGGTCCAGAAACTGGGCTTCAAGGGCTTCCCCCAGTTCCACCAGGCGCTGCTGAAGGAACTGCAGGCCAAGGTCTCCGGCCCCACGGAACGCCGCGCCAACTGGGCGGCGGAGGCGCCGGAATCCCACCTCCTCAACCGCTTCGCCAAGGCGGTGACGCAGAACATCCAGACCACCTTTTCCAACCTCTCCTCCGACACCTTCGACGCCGCCGCCCACCTGCTCGCCGACAGCGACCACACGCTCTTCATCGTCGGCGGCCGGATCACTCATGCGCTGGCCGACTATGCCTTCACCCATCTGCAGGCGGTGCGCCCGAAGACGATCCACCTCACCTCCGCCTCGGCCAACTGGCCGCATTACCTGCTCGACATGGAACGGGGCGACACGCTCCTGATGTTCGACATCCGGCGCTACGAATCGAACCTCCTGCGTCTCGCCGAACTGGCGCGCGACAAGGGCGTGAACGTCGTCCTGCTGACCGACCAGTGGTCCAGCCCCATCGCCGACCTCGCCACGCAAAGCTTCAACTGCTGGGTCGAAATCCCTTCCGCCTGGGATTCGAACATCTCCACCATGATGCTGCTCGAAGCGCTGATCGCCGCCGCACAGGAAGAACGCTGGCCCGCCACCCGCGACCGCTTCGACCGGCTCGACAGCCTCTTCGAACAGACCCGCCTCTTCCGCAAACCGGGCGGCTGA
- a CDS encoding SRPBCC family protein, which yields MSFEKVTIAAQVDAPPETVWTAWTTPDHITRWNFASDDWCCPSASVDLRPGGAYSARMEARDGSFGFDFDATYQEVVPHEKASFRLEDGRVAETTFTPVDGGTQVVTVFDAEAQHSVDMQREGWQAILNNFKKHAESL from the coding sequence ATGAGCTTTGAAAAGGTCACCATCGCCGCGCAGGTGGACGCGCCGCCCGAAACGGTCTGGACCGCCTGGACCACGCCGGACCACATCACCCGCTGGAACTTTGCCAGCGACGACTGGTGCTGCCCTTCGGCCTCCGTCGACCTGCGTCCGGGCGGCGCCTACAGCGCCCGGATGGAGGCCAGGGACGGCTCTTTCGGATTCGACTTCGACGCCACCTATCAGGAGGTCGTGCCGCACGAGAAGGCCAGTTTCCGGCTGGAGGATGGGCGGGTGGCGGAAACCACCTTCACCCCGGTCGACGGCGGCACGCAGGTCGTTACCGTCTTCGATGCAGAGGCGCAGCACTCCGTCGACATGCAGCGCGAGGGATGGCAGGCGATCCTGAACAACTTCAAGAAACACGCCGAAAGCCTCTGA
- a CDS encoding peroxiredoxin, whose protein sequence is MKTGTKLPDVTFHTRVRDDSIEGPNPFRWQDMTTADYFAGKRVILFSLPGAFTPTCSTYQLPGFENNFAAFQGQGIDAIYCLSVNDSFVMNQWAKAQGIENVKVIPDGSGEFTRKMGMLVHKDNLGFGARSWRYAAIVNDGAIEAWFEEPGLMDNCPDDPYGASSPENLMAHLTQAVAAE, encoded by the coding sequence ATGAAGACCGGAACCAAACTGCCCGACGTGACCTTCCACACCCGCGTGCGGGACGACAGCATCGAAGGACCGAACCCCTTCCGCTGGCAGGACATGACCACCGCCGACTACTTCGCCGGCAAGCGGGTGATCCTGTTCTCGCTGCCGGGCGCCTTCACGCCCACGTGCTCCACCTACCAGCTGCCGGGATTCGAGAACAACTTTGCCGCCTTCCAGGGGCAGGGCATCGACGCGATCTATTGCCTGTCGGTGAACGACAGCTTTGTCATGAACCAGTGGGCCAAGGCGCAAGGCATTGAGAACGTGAAGGTTATCCCCGACGGCTCGGGCGAGTTCACGCGCAAGATGGGGATGCTGGTCCACAAGGACAACCTGGGCTTCGGCGCGCGGTCCTGGCGCTACGCGGCCATCGTGAACGACGGCGCGATCGAGGCATGGTTCGAAGAGCCGGGCCTGATGGACAACTGCCCGGACGACCCCTACGGCGCCTCTTCGCCGGAGAACCTGATGGCACACCTCACGCAGGCCGTGGCCGCCGAATAA
- the hpaR gene encoding homoprotocatechuate degradation operon regulator HpaR, translating to MPDFPLSQTRRTLPIALLRAREAVMERFRPMLRAIDMTEAQWRVLRVVQEIPGIEPTRLAEQAVILAPSLTRILKTLESRGLVTVERLAEDRRRTQVRLAPGGEKLLREASRESAAIYAAIERELGREDMAALIDKLDILLTRLEGPDKTSGD from the coding sequence ATGCCCGATTTCCCGCTGTCCCAGACGCGCCGGACCCTGCCCATCGCCCTCTTGCGGGCGCGGGAAGCGGTCATGGAACGCTTCCGGCCCATGCTGCGCGCCATCGACATGACCGAGGCGCAGTGGCGCGTGCTGCGGGTCGTGCAGGAGATCCCGGGTATCGAGCCGACGCGGTTGGCGGAACAGGCGGTGATCCTCGCCCCGTCCCTGACGCGCATCCTGAAAACGCTGGAATCACGGGGGCTTGTCACCGTGGAGCGGCTGGCGGAGGATCGGCGGCGCACCCAGGTCCGGCTTGCCCCCGGCGGGGAAAAGCTGCTGCGCGAGGCGTCACGCGAGAGCGCCGCCATCTACGCCGCCATCGAACGCGAACTTGGGCGTGAGGACATGGCGGCCCTCATAGACAAGCTCGACATCCTGCTGACGCGACTGGAGGGGCCGGACAAGACCTCCGGGGACTGA
- a CDS encoding 5-carboxymethyl-2-hydroxymuconate Delta-isomerase, which yields MPHLRCEYSAGLEAHLDMEVLGRTLHTAMAGTGVFPLGGIRVKMHRCSLAMVGDLNPGRGVVNHFLALELSVGAGRDKDVLAEAGRQLFQVAEAVCADQLAAPHFLLSLEIREIDPELSWKANSIHARLAADSANG from the coding sequence ATGCCACACTTGCGCTGCGAATATTCTGCGGGCCTTGAGGCGCACCTCGACATGGAGGTGCTCGGGCGGACGCTGCACACCGCCATGGCCGGGACGGGCGTGTTTCCGCTGGGCGGTATACGGGTGAAGATGCACCGCTGTTCGCTGGCCATGGTGGGCGACCTCAACCCGGGGCGCGGGGTGGTCAACCACTTCCTCGCGCTGGAACTTTCGGTGGGTGCGGGCCGCGACAAGGACGTGCTGGCAGAGGCCGGGCGGCAGCTTTTCCAGGTGGCCGAGGCGGTCTGCGCGGACCAGCTTGCCGCGCCGCATTTCCTTCTCTCGCTGGAGATCCGGGAGATCGACCCGGAGCTGTCGTGGAAGGCAAATTCGATCCACGCGCGCCTGGCGGCGGACAGCGCAAACGGCTGA
- the hpaE gene encoding 5-carboxymethyl-2-hydroxymuconate semialdehyde dehydrogenase has product MADLAGNLARAEAALARFSGGVTHRIGGRDIGSDASFETVSPVDGAVLARVARGGATEIDAAVQAAGAAFGAWKALPGKERRAILHKVADAIVARADEIAVVEAMDTGQAIRFMAKAAVRGAENFRFFADKAPEACDGQTLHAPGQVNMTSRRPIGPVGVITPWNTPFMLSTWKIAPALAAGCTVVQKPAEFSPLTARLLVEIAEEAGLPPGVLNVVNGFGEDCGRALTEHPGIKAVAFVGESATGSHIMRQGADTLKRVHFELGGKNPVIVFDDADLERAVDAAVFMIYSLNGERCTSSSRLLVQDTVYDEVCAKLAERAARIRVGHPLDPETVIGPLIHPVHEEKVLSYFERAKAEGATIATGGKKVGETGCYVAPTLFTDATNDMAVAREEIFGPVLTAIPFRDEEDALRIANDTDYGLTAYLWTRDLERAFRMTSALEAGMMWVNSENVRHLPTPFGGVKASGIGRDGGDWSFDFYMETVNVCFATAAHRIPKLGS; this is encoded by the coding sequence ATGGCGGATCTGGCGGGAAATCTGGCACGGGCGGAGGCGGCGCTGGCGCGCTTTTCGGGCGGTGTGACTCACCGTATCGGCGGCAGGGACATAGGGTCGGACGCTTCTTTCGAGACGGTGTCGCCGGTCGACGGAGCGGTGCTGGCGCGTGTCGCCCGGGGCGGTGCTACCGAGATCGACGCGGCGGTTCAGGCGGCGGGCGCGGCCTTTGGCGCGTGGAAAGCGCTGCCGGGAAAGGAGCGCCGTGCCATCCTTCACAAGGTGGCGGATGCCATCGTGGCACGGGCGGATGAGATCGCGGTTGTCGAAGCGATGGACACCGGGCAGGCGATCCGTTTCATGGCGAAGGCTGCGGTGCGCGGAGCGGAGAACTTCCGCTTTTTCGCCGACAAGGCGCCGGAGGCCTGCGACGGGCAGACCCTGCATGCTCCGGGGCAGGTCAACATGACCTCGCGCCGTCCCATCGGGCCGGTGGGCGTGATCACGCCGTGGAATACGCCGTTCATGTTGTCGACCTGGAAGATCGCGCCGGCGCTCGCAGCCGGCTGCACGGTCGTCCAGAAGCCGGCGGAGTTCTCTCCGCTGACGGCGCGTTTGCTGGTGGAGATCGCCGAAGAGGCGGGTCTGCCGCCGGGTGTGCTGAACGTGGTGAACGGGTTCGGAGAGGACTGCGGTCGGGCCTTGACGGAGCACCCGGGCATCAAGGCGGTGGCCTTCGTCGGCGAGAGCGCCACCGGCTCGCACATCATGCGGCAGGGGGCCGATACGCTGAAGCGGGTGCATTTCGAGTTGGGCGGCAAGAACCCCGTGATCGTCTTCGACGATGCCGATCTGGAGCGCGCGGTGGATGCAGCGGTCTTCATGATCTACTCGCTGAACGGCGAACGGTGCACGTCGTCCTCGCGTCTTCTGGTGCAGGACACCGTCTATGACGAGGTCTGCGCGAAGTTGGCCGAGCGGGCGGCGCGGATCAGGGTGGGTCACCCGCTCGACCCCGAGACGGTGATCGGGCCGCTGATCCATCCGGTGCACGAGGAGAAGGTGTTGTCCTACTTCGAGCGGGCGAAGGCGGAGGGTGCGACCATCGCCACCGGCGGCAAGAAGGTGGGCGAGACGGGATGCTATGTGGCGCCCACGCTGTTCACCGACGCCACCAACGACATGGCGGTGGCGCGGGAGGAGATCTTTGGACCGGTGCTGACGGCGATCCCCTTCCGGGACGAGGAGGACGCGCTGCGCATTGCCAACGACACGGACTACGGATTGACCGCCTATCTCTGGACGCGCGACCTGGAGCGGGCGTTCCGGATGACCTCGGCCCTCGAGGCCGGGATGATGTGGGTGAACTCGGAGAACGTCCGGCATCTGCCCACGCCTTTCGGCGGGGTGAAGGCCAGCGGCATCGGGCGCGACGGGGGTGACTGGTCGTTCGATTTCTACATGGAGACGGTGAATGTCTGTTTCGCCACGGCGGCGCACCGGATCCCGAAGCTGGGCAGTTGA
- the hpaD gene encoding 3,4-dihydroxyphenylacetate 2,3-dioxygenase, which translates to MPIPEPNLYPPFNIVRLSHVEFGVTDLAASKAFYVDTLGLQVTEETSDMLCLRAMEERGHHCMVLRKAARPAVRYLAYKVYSDDDLDRAHDWFLAEGHAVEWVERSHQGRTLRTVDCFGAPMEFYHRMDRLPPIHQQYRLYNGVKPLRIDHFNCFAPDVDAAVAFYGKLGFRVTEYTEDDESKKLWAAWMHRKGGVHDVAFTNGTGPRLHHTAFWVPTPLNIIDLLDLMSTTGYLANIERGPGRHGISNAFFLYIRDPDGHRIEIYCSDYQTVDPDLEPIRWDLKDPQRQTLWGAPAPRSWFEEGSVFEGVEPRAAELKATPIVAP; encoded by the coding sequence ATGCCGATTCCCGAACCGAACCTTTATCCGCCCTTCAACATCGTGCGCCTGAGCCACGTGGAGTTCGGCGTCACCGACCTGGCGGCCTCGAAGGCGTTCTATGTCGATACGCTCGGGCTGCAGGTGACGGAGGAAACCAGCGACATGCTGTGCCTGCGGGCGATGGAGGAGCGGGGCCATCACTGCATGGTTCTGCGCAAGGCGGCCCGACCGGCGGTGCGGTATCTGGCCTACAAGGTCTATTCCGACGACGACCTGGACCGCGCGCACGACTGGTTCCTGGCCGAGGGCCATGCCGTCGAGTGGGTGGAGCGGTCGCACCAGGGGCGGACCCTGCGCACTGTGGACTGCTTTGGCGCGCCGATGGAGTTCTATCACCGAATGGACCGTCTGCCGCCGATCCATCAGCAGTACAGGCTGTACAACGGTGTGAAGCCGCTGCGGATCGACCACTTCAACTGTTTCGCTCCAGACGTGGACGCGGCCGTGGCCTTTTACGGCAAGTTGGGGTTCCGGGTGACGGAATACACCGAGGACGACGAGAGCAAGAAGCTCTGGGCGGCGTGGATGCACCGGAAGGGGGGCGTGCACGACGTGGCCTTCACCAACGGGACGGGACCGCGCCTGCACCATACGGCGTTCTGGGTGCCGACCCCGCTCAACATCATCGACCTGCTCGATCTGATGTCGACGACCGGATACCTTGCCAACATCGAGCGCGGACCGGGGCGGCACGGGATCTCCAACGCGTTCTTCCTGTATATCCGCGATCCCGACGGGCACCGGATCGAAATCTACTGTTCGGACTACCAGACGGTGGATCCGGACCTCGAACCGATCCGCTGGGACCTGAAGGATCCGCAGCGCCAGACGCTTTGGGGGGCGCCCGCGCCGCGGTCGTGGTTCGAGGAAGGCTCGGTCTTCGAAGGTGTGGAACCGCGTGCGGCGGAACTGAAGGCGACGCCCATCGTGGCGCCGTGA